The genomic DNA ACAATAATTATTGAAGATTCTCACAAATTTGGGCTTTCACAACTTTACCAACTTAGAGGAAGAGTTGGTAGAAGCGGTGTACAAGCACATGCTTGGTTATTTTATCCAAATATAAATAAAATTAATAATGCTGCAAAACAAAGATTGAAAGCGATAAAAGATTTTTCGGAACTAGGAAGTGGATACGAACTTGCAATGAAAGATATGGAAATAAGAGGTGTTGGAAGTTTACTTGGAGAAGAACAAAGTGGAAAGGTTAATGCTATTGGATATGATTTATACATAGAAATGCTCCATGAGGCTATTTCAGAAATAAGTGGGCAAGAAATACCTGAAGTTAGCGATACACAAATAGATCTCCCAATAAATGCATTTATACCTGCAACATGGATATTAAATAGGGTAGAGAAACTTGAGGCTTACAAATCTGCTACTGAATGTTCAAATAATAATGAATTAACTGAATTAGCTACGGACTGGGTTAATAGATATGGAACCTTACCTCAACCAGTCGAGTCCTTAATTATGATCATGAGACTAAAACTTCTTGCAAAAAAATGTGGTTTTAGTAAGATCAAACTCAAAAAGCCAAACATCTTGATAGAGACCAAATTAAAAAATTCTACTTTTAAAATTCTTAAAAATTCTTTAGCAAGTAGTGTTCAAAATAAATTTAATTTTGATGAAGGAGAACAATTATCAGTCATAACGATAAGGGGATTAGGAGTAACTGAAATTCAAAATCAAATTGATCAACTAATCTTGTGGTTTGGATCTTTTGAAAGAGAAATAAAGAATTTCGATAAAGAACTTCTTATTAAAAGAGAATAAATTATTAAATTATTGTATAAAACACGCGAAAGAGTTTGATTTCGGTTAGGTTTAAAAAAATTTTTTTGTTTTTATGGGAGAATATATAGACGTCGGAATTCAAACTACTATTTTACCTTTATCAATTATTGTTTCGTCAATTTTACTTGGCATATATGCCCTATTTGGAGAAGAGACAGAAAATGATGATGATGATTCTGACTCTGGAAGTGGTGGTCTAATGCAGCCTATTTGAGTTTATTTATAAATTATTTGTTTTGACTTCCTCTTAGAGATCCTAAATAATCTATAAATAGAACCTATCATTAAAATAAGAGCAGTAAAAGAAGAGACAAAAATAAATACCACCAAGAATATTTCATAAATATATGAGAAAAGATCAATTATTAATGAGAAAAATTTATTAAGTGTGGAGGGTAAATTTTGCAGAAGTAAATTTTTATTAGGAATTAAATAATTTATATAAACTAAAAAAACACTCAAAATAAACAAAAAGAAAGATTCTGTAAATAGTCTTCTTTTAGATTTTCTTCTTAAATTTAATTTTTTTTTAAAAATGTATTTATCAGACTTAATATTCAAATTTGGGATGTTTAAATCTGCCATATATCAAAACTAAAAAATAAATTAATAATTACTCTGAAAGAAATTAATCTATAATATCGTGTTTGTATTTAATATGCTAATGAATCTTTATTCTGGATTTATTAGTTCATTTTTTTCTTGAACTTCAATGGGATTATAAAAATAAATAAAAGAAGATGAAATTAGAATTAAAGAACAAATTGCAAAAAGAGGCGGTAAAAAGAAATTGAAAAATTTTATTTTGTCATTTGATCGAAATCTTAAATTATTAGAAATATTATTACTTAATTCAGTATTTTTAATTCTTACTTTTGGCGATTCTCTTAACTGATCAAAACAATTTATGGTGTCTGTAAGTAATGAATTACCAATCTTTAAAATTAATGGCTTTACATTTGGTTTAGAACTCTTAAGAACAATATTATGTATGTAAAGATTGTCAGCTTTTATATCAATTAATTTGGACTCATATAATGGGATTTCATTTTTGACTAAAAGATTTGAATAAATATAAAAAGCATTCATAATAGGCACTAAATGCTCAACTTTACCTTCAATAAGTGGTTTATCAATTATGGTTAATTTCCATTGAGAAATAATTGATATTTGATCGATATTTTCATTATTTGAATAATCTGGCAATCCGATTATTTCAAGACTTACTGAAGATTGATGAAATGATAATTTATTTTGCATAATATTAAAAGTCGAATAGAAAATTCCTCAACTTTTTATAACCTTGATTAGAAATACAAAAAGATAAAGTAAGCAAAGACTTTATAATAATTTCATCATTTCCAGCTTGATCAAGAAGCTTTTTTACCCTCATACTATCTGAATTAAATCTCTCTTTTATCAACTCTATAAATCTTTTATTAAATTCAACCCAGATAACTGTGTTCTTTTTAGGACCTTCTTTAGAATTAAGTAACTCTCTCATAAAAGGATACAAATATCTTGACATTTCAACTGTAATTTTTATTAAGGCATCAAATTCATTTATTTTTATATTGTTATTAACATAAGATTTTCTCAAAGGATTATTATTCCTTAATTTCCAAATAGTAACTTTATTCGGAAAAACATTATTTAAATTAAGTTTATTTGATATGGCGTACAGAGATTGTATACCATTTAAATCAATAGTCTCTAGGATTAATAAAAATAAATCAAGTTTCTCTATAGATTGTCTTGAAACCTGATTTCCTTTAGTTAAAACTGTAATTGCTCTTTAATAAAAACATACATAAATCATAACAGAATTATTAATCTATTTTTGAAATAAAAATGAATATAACTTATCTAGTTCTTCAATAGTTAGCATTCCATAACTCCATAATAATATTGGTAATGGAGTGTTATTTTTAATAGATAATTTTATACCAAGTTCAATAGTAGATTCATCTAAACCTAATACATTAAATAAATAAATTATCATTTCTCTAGATACATAATTATTCATAAATTTTATTTAATACTTGAGAAAATGAGAGATTTAGTCATTTGATTTAGGACTAATTTTCTTGTAAAAAGAAATTTATTTAAAAGTAAGAATGAAAATTTCCTTATAGGAAATGAAAAAATGTTTTTATTAGCAAAAATCGATATCAATGAGTCAGTTATAAAAATAGTGACGATAATATCTAAAATCCTGCTTGAAAGATACTTAAATTTAAAAAATGTCAGTTGCATTTTAGTAATAGCAGTATTTTTATTAAAAAGATCATAAATAGTATTAACATCTCTCCAGCAAGTATTTAAACCCTGACCACCAACAGGATGAAATGTATGAAATGCATCTCCTACAAAAACTAATTTTTTAAAATTTAAAACTGGTAAATTTAAGGATAATGAAACAGGAAAAATATTAAATTCGCCAATTATTTGATCCAACTTAAATTCATATGGCAAGATTGTTGATAAATTATCCATTAAAAAATTCTTGTCAGAATTTAACCTTTCAATTGCCTTTAATGAACTGGAAGTCCAAATTACTTGATATAAATTTTTTTCTAAAGGTAATAATGCAAGTGGGCCTTCTTTTCTAAAAATTTCATAAGCACGCTTTTCACAATGACCTCTAAGAGAAACTTTAAAAGTTAAACAAGACTGACTATAAGATTTTTTTACATCAATAAAATCTAAGAATTTTTTATCAAGTGAGTTTGCTCCTGTTGAAAAGAATTGATAGTCAAATAATATTTTTTTACGTAACAATCTCTGAGGTGTCATAAAAAAAATATTTTCATAATTATCAATCTCTTGAAAAAATACATCCATGAGATCCGAATGTTTAACTACCCAGCCAATATTTTCAGCAGAACTTATATCATCATCTAAGTCAGAGGTTGATAAATTGGTAAAAGCAGAAGTTACGCTATCTGAAATTGAAAGGGTATCAAAGCCAAATAAAAATGGTTCTAATTTTTCCCAAAGTTTGAATTTAGATAAGATTATTCTTGTTGAGTGAGTAATTGCATAAGTTTTATCTTTATCAATTAATCTATCTTTTGTTAATAAATCAGTTAAAAAAATATTGCAATTAAATTTTGAAAGCGCAATTGAAAGTAATAAACCAGTGGGGCCTGATCCAACAATTTTAAAATTGAATTTATTTTTCATCAGATTGTATAAGCTTCAACTATCTATTCAAATAAATATAGCAAATTTCCTCAAACGCTGGTCTTAATAAATATGGGTACTCACCAACCCATAAGTTAATTTCAGGAAGCCAAGCATCGGTCAAATAAAAATCTCTGTCAAAATTACGGTTATCAGATGTTATTAGACATCTTATACTCGAACCCACCCTAATTTGACTGTGCTTATTTTCCATAGGAAAACTTAATTTTTCCAAATAACCATCTTCATCTTCTAATTCAAGTACTAACCAAGTCCTTTTGTTTTCGATAACTTCTAATCGACCTTGCCTATTAGATTGTTCTCTTGAACTTTCAATTTTTTCTGTTTTATAGATATCTGATATATAGCCATCAAATATAGAATAAAATTTGTATTTTCTTAATTGCAAATTTTTTCTACTTGATTCAAGAATTGGACCCCATATGATATACAAAAAGAAACCTACACATAGGAATAACCAGAAATTATTAGTTTGATCTCCAGTTGAACTAATAATTAATGTAATAAATCCACCAATTGAAGAAACTATTACTCTTTGAAGAATTTTTCTCGGATTCCCCAACGCGTACTTAAATTGACTTCCTGTACCAACTGCAGGAATAAGTTTTGAAATTTGACCTGAATTAATTGGTATTAACATTTTAAAAAATTAATTTTTCAAGTCCGTAAACTAAAGTTTCATAATTACCAATTTTTTTAATAGCCTGTAAAACTCCTGGCATATAAGCCTTTCTATCAATAGTGTCATGTTTAATAGTGTAAGTTTCACCTGGAGATCCCATAATTACTAACTGATGAGCAAGTAATCCTGGTAATCGTACAGAATGTATATTGATTCCTGAATCTCTAAGCCCACCCCGTACTCCTTTTAATGACTCAGACTCTTTTACTAAATTCTGATTAAATTTCTTTGGATATTCTTCAATCATTTCTGCAGTTTTTATACATGTCCCACTAGGAGAATCAGCTTTTTGATTATGATGCATCTCTATTAGTTCAATATTGTCATAAAACCTTGCAGCTACAGATGCCGCCTGCTGAAGAAGAACCATTCCTACTGAAAAATTAGGAATTATTGCACAACCAACCGATGCTTTCTGAGCAAAAACAGACAAATCTTGTATTTGCGAAGGGCTTAAACCTGTAGTTCCTACTACTGGTGATACACCGTATGCAATAGCTGATCTTGTATTTTCATATACAGAATCAGGATGAGTAAAATCAACAAGCACAGGTTTGATTTTTTCATTTCTATAATTTTGACTAACAGAGCATAAAGTTCCTTCAAAATCATTTGAAACAAAAACATCACAATTTTTTACCTTCAGTAATTCAGAAATATTTGCGCCATTGTTCTTTTCGTTTATGTCGATTGCTGCAACAAGTTCACAATCTTTAGAATTTAATACAGTATTAACAACTTCACTTCCCATTCTGCCTAAAGCTCCGGATACAAGTACTGGTATAAGTTTTTTAGAATTTTCAGTCATTTTTTTAAAAATTTTTTTTTTAAAGGTTGTTACACGCTATTTATATTGCACACAATAACGTCTTTTCATTCGTAGGCTGGTAGAAATACTTAAAGAAAATCAATGTTTACGCAGGTCCGCTCAGCAAACCGCAGAGTATCTCCTGTTGAGGATAACAAACACAAAGTTGTAATAAAAGCAGTTTATGTTGTCCTTGAGCCACAATACCAAAATTCCTTAACGGAAGCTGCAAAGTCAATAAATAAGATGAATGGGCCAATAGGTATAGACCTTAGTGGCTATCTTATCGAAGAACTTAGGAATGATAGTAATTTTAAAGATTTTAAAGAAGATATAGCTAATGCAGATATATTTGTTGCTTCGCTAATTTTCATTGAAGACCTTGCTCAAAAAGTAGTTGATGCAGTTTCTCCTTTTAAAGACAAACTTAAAGCATCAATTGTTTTCCCCTCCATGCCAGAGGTAATGAGATTAAATAAACTAGGTTCATTTAGTATGGCCCAACTTGGTCAATCTAAAAGTATTATTGGAGATTTAATAAAAAAGAAAAAAGAATCTGATGGAGCAAGTTTCCAAGATTCAATGTTGAAGTTATTAAATACACTACCTTCAATTCTTAAATATCTACCAGTAGAAAAAGCTCAAGATGCTAGAACATTTATTCTGAGTTTTCAGTACTGGTTAGGTGGTACCACTGAGAACTTAAAAAACTTCTTGTTAATGATTTCTGAGAAGTACGCTGTTTCAGAGATCATAAAAGATCAAATAGAAGAATTCAAAATTCAAGACCCTGAAACATTTCCAGATTTAGGAATTTGGCATCCTCTTGCTCCTTGTATGTTTGAGAGTCTTAAAGAATATCAAAATTGGGAAAATAATAGGAAAGATATAAATCCTAAAGATGACAAAACTCCGACAATAGGCTTAGTGCTTCAAAGGAGTCACATCGTTACGGGAGATGATGCTCATTACGTTGCTGTTATTCAAGAACTGGAATACAGAGGCGCGAGGGTAATACCTATCTTCTGTGGAGGTCTTGATTTTTCTAAACCAGTTAATGAATTTTATTTTGATACCATAAATAACAATCAACCTATAGTAGATGGAGTTGTATCTCTAACAGGATTTGCACTAGTTGGTGGGCCAGCAAGACAAGATCATCCTAAAGCTATTGAAGCCCTCAAAAGGTTAAACAGACCCTATATGGTTGCACTTCCATTAGTCTTCCAAACCACACAAGAATGGGAAGATAGTGATCTAGGATTACACCCTGTTCAGGTAGCACTTCAGATTGCAATTCCAGAGCTTGATGGGGCTATTGAACCTATTATTCTCTCAGGTCGTGATGATGCTACAGGTAAGGCGCATACGCTCCAAGATCGAGTTGATGTAATAGCTGAAAGAGCAATAAAATGGTCAACTTTAAGAGTTAAACAAAGAAAGGATAAAAAATTAGCCATCACAGTATTTAGTTTTCCACCAGACAAAGGAAATGTTGGTACGGCAGCATACTTGAATGTTTTTGGTTCAATTTATAGAGTGCTTCTTGAAATGAAATCGAAAGGATATCAAATAGATGAACTTCCAAGTAATTCAAAA from Prochlorococcus marinus XMU1402 includes the following:
- a CDS encoding DUF3038 domain-containing protein, whose protein sequence is MTVLTKGNQVSRQSIEKLDLFLLILETIDLNGIQSLYAISNKLNLNNVFPNKVTIWKLRNNNPLRKSYVNNNIKINEFDALIKITVEMSRYLYPFMRELLNSKEGPKKNTVIWVEFNKRFIELIKERFNSDSMRVKKLLDQAGNDEIIIKSLLTLSFCISNQGYKKLRNFLFDF
- a CDS encoding DUF2949 domain-containing protein, whose protein sequence is MNNYVSREMIIYLFNVLGLDESTIELGIKLSIKNNTPLPILLWSYGMLTIEELDKLYSFLFQK
- the dapB gene encoding 4-hydroxy-tetrahydrodipicolinate reductase, producing MTENSKKLIPVLVSGALGRMGSEVVNTVLNSKDCELVAAIDINEKNNGANISELLKVKNCDVFVSNDFEGTLCSVSQNYRNEKIKPVLVDFTHPDSVYENTRSAIAYGVSPVVGTTGLSPSQIQDLSVFAQKASVGCAIIPNFSVGMVLLQQAASVAARFYDNIELIEMHHNQKADSPSGTCIKTAEMIEEYPKKFNQNLVKESESLKGVRGGLRDSGINIHSVRLPGLLAHQLVIMGSPGETYTIKHDTIDRKAYMPGVLQAIKKIGNYETLVYGLEKLIF
- a CDS encoding FAD-dependent monooxygenase; the protein is MKNKFNFKIVGSGPTGLLLSIALSKFNCNIFLTDLLTKDRLIDKDKTYAITHSTRIILSKFKLWEKLEPFLFGFDTLSISDSVTSAFTNLSTSDLDDDISSAENIGWVVKHSDLMDVFFQEIDNYENIFFMTPQRLLRKKILFDYQFFSTGANSLDKKFLDFIDVKKSYSQSCLTFKVSLRGHCEKRAYEIFRKEGPLALLPLEKNLYQVIWTSSSLKAIERLNSDKNFLMDNLSTILPYEFKLDQIIGEFNIFPVSLSLNLPVLNFKKLVFVGDAFHTFHPVGGQGLNTCWRDVNTIYDLFNKNTAITKMQLTFFKFKYLSSRILDIIVTIFITDSLISIFANKNIFSFPIRKFSFLLLNKFLFTRKLVLNQMTKSLIFSSIK
- a CDS encoding DUF4335 domain-containing protein translates to MQNKLSFHQSSVSLEIIGLPDYSNNENIDQISIISQWKLTIIDKPLIEGKVEHLVPIMNAFYIYSNLLVKNEIPLYESKLIDIKADNLYIHNIVLKSSKPNVKPLILKIGNSLLTDTINCFDQLRESPKVRIKNTELSNNISNNLRFRSNDKIKFFNFFLPPLFAICSLILISSSFIYFYNPIEVQEKNELINPE